A single window of Candidatus Omnitrophota bacterium DNA harbors:
- a CDS encoding endonuclease III domain-containing protein encodes MRRKLYKLYNALYRHYGPQKWWPARTKFEVIVGAILTQNTSWKNAEKAIRSLAGAKLLNPRSMKKSGKKRIASLIRPSGYYNIKAERLKNFIDFLFSKYDGSLRKMFSEDTETLRAELLEVKGLGPETADSILLYAGEKPVFVVDAYTKRILSRHKVISLIDTYEKVQRLFMENIRPDARIFNEYHALLVRLAKDTCNKKPKCLKCPAKHAL; translated from the coding sequence ATGAGAAGAAAATTATATAAATTATACAATGCGCTATACCGCCATTACGGGCCTCAGAAGTGGTGGCCCGCAAGGACGAAATTCGAGGTCATAGTAGGCGCGATATTAACACAAAATACTTCCTGGAAAAACGCAGAGAAGGCCATAAGGTCACTTGCCGGCGCGAAACTATTAAATCCTCGTTCAATGAAAAAATCCGGCAAGAAAAGAATAGCGTCTTTGATACGGCCGTCCGGTTATTATAACATAAAAGCAGAACGGCTAAAAAATTTTATAGATTTTCTTTTTAGTAAATATGACGGCAGCCTCAGGAAGATGTTTTCCGAAGATACCGAAACTCTGCGCGCTGAACTTTTAGAAGTAAAAGGATTGGGTCCGGAAACAGCGGATTCCATACTTCTTTATGCCGGGGAAAAGCCTGTTTTTGTAGTAGATGCCTACACTAAAAGAATACTGTCGCGCCATAAAGTTATCTCTCTTATAGATACATACGAAAAGGTGCAGCGATTGTTTATGGAAAACATCCGGCCGGACGCGCGTATTTTTAATGAATACCACGCCCTTTTGGTCCGGCTCGCTAAAGACACCTGCAATAAAAAACCTAAGTGTTTGAAATGCCCGGCCAAACAC
- the polX gene encoding DNA polymerase/3'-5' exonuclease PolX has protein sequence MHNKQIADILRNIADILEIQGDNPFRIRAYRKAADIVGNLTEDISVIAAKNGLTELPGIGEDLASKIKEFLETGKISFYEKLLRKISPVVLEMLNIPGVGPKTAKVLYDNLNIKSLKDLEAKAKANLISGLPGIKDKTEENILKGLEFLKKDRGRMLVDTAFTTAEYMISGLRGLAEVIKISPAGSLRRMKETIRDIDILVTSKKPQRIMEAFTGLPNVANVVARGPTKSSVMTKDNVQVDLRVVPPESYGAALMYFTGSKEHNVELRKIAVRRGLKINEYGVFNVKNNKRIAGSAEPEIYAIFKMGYIEPELRENTGEIQSALKGNLPKLVTMDDIKGDFHIHTEASDGVLTIAEIAKTARQKKYNYVVITDHSASLKIAGGLSEKELLRQRKKLDAFNKKTKGIKLLLGSEVDILDNGSMDYRDDVLKELDFVIAAIHTGFQQSKEKLTTRIVKAMHNRYVNMVAHPSGRLIGERAAYELDYDKIFAAAKDTGTAIEINSCPQRLDITDVNCKRAKEMGVKMAIATDSHAPGQMDNMIYGVSVARRGWLEKRDVINSLSSKELSSFVKKKRR, from the coding sequence ATGCACAATAAACAAATAGCGGACATATTAAGAAACATTGCCGATATTCTCGAGATACAGGGAGATAATCCTTTTCGCATAAGGGCGTATCGTAAAGCGGCAGATATCGTGGGAAATCTCACCGAAGACATATCGGTAATTGCCGCCAAAAATGGACTGACCGAGCTTCCCGGCATAGGGGAGGACCTTGCATCCAAGATAAAAGAATTTCTCGAAACAGGTAAAATATCTTTCTATGAAAAGCTTCTACGCAAGATAAGCCCGGTGGTATTGGAGATGCTCAATATTCCGGGCGTCGGCCCCAAGACAGCAAAAGTCTTGTATGATAATCTTAATATAAAATCCCTTAAAGACCTTGAGGCAAAGGCGAAGGCAAACCTTATAAGCGGACTGCCGGGGATAAAGGATAAGACCGAAGAGAATATACTGAAAGGGCTGGAATTTTTAAAAAAAGACAGAGGCAGAATGCTCGTTGATACGGCGTTCACGACAGCCGAATATATGATCTCCGGGCTTAGGGGGCTTGCCGAAGTAATTAAGATATCTCCCGCAGGAAGTTTGCGGCGCATGAAAGAGACAATCAGGGATATCGATATACTTGTTACATCTAAAAAGCCCCAGCGCATTATGGAAGCCTTTACGGGGCTTCCCAATGTGGCTAATGTCGTAGCCCGCGGCCCTACAAAATCCAGCGTAATGACAAAAGATAATGTGCAGGTAGACCTGCGGGTGGTGCCCCCAGAGAGTTATGGCGCCGCTCTCATGTATTTTACGGGTTCAAAAGAGCACAATGTAGAATTGCGGAAGATAGCGGTGAGAAGAGGATTGAAAATAAATGAATACGGTGTTTTTAATGTAAAAAATAATAAGAGAATCGCAGGATCCGCGGAGCCGGAAATATACGCTATTTTCAAGATGGGCTACATAGAGCCGGAGCTGAGAGAAAATACAGGCGAAATCCAAAGCGCCCTTAAAGGCAATCTGCCAAAACTTGTGACCATGGATGATATTAAGGGAGATTTTCATATACATACTGAGGCCTCCGACGGCGTATTGACAATTGCCGAGATCGCAAAAACCGCCCGCCAAAAAAAATACAACTACGTGGTCATCACCGACCATTCGGCATCGCTCAAGATAGCCGGCGGGCTTAGCGAAAAGGAATTGTTGCGGCAGAGAAAAAAGTTGGACGCTTTTAATAAAAAAACGAAAGGCATAAAGCTACTGCTTGGTTCCGAAGTAGACATTTTGGACAATGGAAGTATGGATTATAGAGATGATGTGCTGAAAGAACTCGACTTTGTAATCGCGGCCATACATACCGGATTTCAGCAATCCAAGGAAAAGCTTACAACCCGCATTGTAAAGGCCATGCATAACCGTTATGTGAATATGGTAGCCCATCCGAGCGGCAGGCTGATAGGAGAGCGCGCGGCGTACGAACTGGACTACGATAAAATATTTGCCGCTGCCAAAGATACGGGTACGGCGATAGAGATAAATTCTTGCCCCCAAAGGCTGGACATTACCGACGTAAATTGTAAACGCGCGAAAGAAATGGGAGTTAAGATGGCTATCGCTACCGATTCCCACGCCCCAGGCCAGATGGATAATATGATATACGGCGTCAGCGTCGCCAGGCGGGGCTGGCTCGAGAAAAGAGATGTCATAAACTCATTGTCGTCGAAAGAACTCTCAAGCTTCGTTAAAAAGAAGCGTCGATGA
- a CDS encoding TIGR00730 family Rossman fold protein produces MKKYMPEEDFTAEDPWRVFRIMGEFVDGFETLSKVGPAVSIFGSARTKKGSKYYRLAERIGALLAKEGYTVITGAGSGIMEAGNKGAKTAGGASIGLNIEVPVVQKPNRYITTLLEFRYFFCRKVMFVKYSKAFVALPGGFGTLDELFEALTLVQTGRIMPFPIIIAGKEYWSGLLEWVKKSMCGNGCISEADLKLLHLVDTPEEVVAILRKFYGSKKNIRK; encoded by the coding sequence ATGAAAAAATATATGCCTGAAGAGGACTTTACTGCAGAAGACCCATGGCGCGTTTTTCGCATTATGGGCGAATTTGTTGACGGATTTGAGACGCTTTCAAAGGTCGGGCCTGCGGTTTCCATATTCGGATCCGCAAGGACGAAAAAAGGCAGCAAATATTATAGATTAGCCGAACGAATCGGCGCTCTCCTTGCCAAGGAGGGCTATACCGTAATAACCGGTGCCGGGTCGGGAATAATGGAAGCCGGAAATAAGGGGGCAAAGACAGCGGGGGGCGCATCTATAGGATTGAATATCGAGGTTCCCGTTGTGCAGAAGCCAAACAGATATATTACAACTTTACTCGAATTCAGGTACTTTTTCTGCCGAAAAGTCATGTTTGTTAAATATAGTAAGGCCTTTGTAGCGTTGCCGGGCGGCTTCGGAACTCTGGATGAATTATTTGAGGCGCTTACCTTAGTGCAGACAGGAAGAATCATGCCTTTTCCGATAATAATAGCCGGTAAAGAATATTGGAGCGGGCTTTTGGAGTGGGTCAAAAAAAGTATGTGCGGGAATGGCTGTATATCCGAGGCGGATTTAAAACTCCTTCACCTTGTCGATACGCCCGAGGAAGTCGTGGCAATCTTAAGAAAATTTTACGGTTCAAAGAAAAATATCCGCAAGTAA
- the lpxA gene encoding acyl-ACP--UDP-N-acetylglucosamine O-acyltransferase has translation MAIHPTAVINPGAKIAPEVEIGPYVVIEDNVTIGPGVKIWANAYISEGTEIGESSEVHMGAVIGHFPQDLSFRKKRSYLKIGKRNIIREYATIHRGTEEESSTIIGDDNFIMGFVHIAHNCKIGNNVILANAATLGGHVEVEDRAFVSVYCAIHQFVRIGAVSMISARTRLGKDLPPYMLLSPARGEASIFGLNALGLRRAGFSLEVRSNIKKAYKVIYHSGLKLPEATLRLEESNPGPEVQHLIDFMKKKTKRGLSPHIRKTLAAPVEFAE, from the coding sequence ATGGCAATACATCCCACAGCGGTCATAAATCCCGGAGCAAAGATAGCGCCTGAGGTCGAAATAGGCCCTTACGTTGTGATAGAGGATAACGTAACGATAGGCCCCGGTGTCAAAATATGGGCGAATGCTTATATATCGGAAGGAACCGAGATAGGAGAGTCTTCCGAAGTCCACATGGGCGCTGTTATAGGCCATTTTCCGCAGGATCTATCCTTCCGGAAGAAAAGAAGCTATCTAAAAATAGGCAAGCGCAACATCATCCGGGAATACGCCACTATCCACCGCGGCACCGAGGAGGAGTCTTCCACCATAATAGGCGATGACAATTTTATAATGGGTTTTGTTCATATAGCCCATAACTGCAAGATAGGCAATAACGTTATACTTGCCAATGCCGCTACTTTAGGCGGTCATGTAGAAGTCGAAGACAGGGCCTTTGTTTCGGTATACTGCGCAATACACCAATTTGTCAGGATAGGGGCGGTCTCCATGATATCCGCCCGTACGCGTTTGGGCAAGGACCTGCCGCCGTATATGCTTCTTTCTCCGGCGAGAGGGGAGGCAAGTATTTTCGGCCTAAATGCGCTTGGTTTAAGAAGGGCAGGATTTTCTCTGGAAGTCCGCAGCAATATTAAAAAGGCATATAAGGTGATTTATCATTCCGGACTTAAATTGCCAGAAGCCACACTTCGGCTTGAAGAATCGAACCCCGGTCCGGAAGTGCAGCACCTGATAGATTTCATGAAGAAAAAAACAAAACGAGGATTGTCCCCCCACATCAGAAAGACCTTAGCCGCTCCTGTCGAATTCGCCGAATAA
- a CDS encoding entericidin EcnAB: MKLICKFLLVSIVLLLMAQLAGCGETFTGIGKDIKRVGQGVKTIFLRDGS, encoded by the coding sequence ATGAAATTAATTTGTAAATTTTTACTTGTTAGCATCGTATTGTTGCTAATGGCACAGCTTGCCGGATGCGGGGAGACGTTCACCGGCATAGGCAAGGATATTAAAAGAGTCGGGCAGGGTGTCAAGACGATATTCCTCAGAGACGGTAGCTAA
- a CDS encoding 4Fe-4S cluster-binding domain-containing protein, whose amino-acid sequence MNSIFNLDYERLLKNCAACPRKCGVNRLKNELGFCKAGKVAEVYSAHLHLGEEPPISGQNGSGTIFFAHCNLRCVYCQNYQLSQIENGKPFETEDLAGLMLSLQKEKAHNINLVTPTHYAPQIREAILLAHKGGLNIPIVYNTSGYEGISTLQLLDGIVDVYLADMRYGDNKYALQYSTAPDYVEVNQAAVKEMHRQAGDLKLADNGIAVRGLIIRHLILPHNISGTEEVLKFISRSLGEKTYISFMSQYYPAYNAFKHSGLSRRINKKEYDEALKLLDKYGLHKGWVQEYMGGSVDEGFAGTNIVLDV is encoded by the coding sequence ATAAATTCAATATTTAATTTGGATTACGAGAGATTATTAAAAAATTGCGCCGCATGCCCGCGGAAGTGCGGAGTAAACAGGCTAAAGAATGAGCTTGGCTTTTGCAAGGCAGGTAAAGTGGCCGAGGTCTACTCCGCGCACCTTCATTTGGGCGAAGAGCCCCCAATCTCAGGCCAGAACGGTTCCGGCACCATATTCTTTGCGCATTGTAATCTACGCTGCGTATACTGCCAGAATTATCAATTAAGCCAGATTGAAAACGGAAAGCCATTTGAAACGGAAGATCTGGCTGGCCTCATGCTTTCGCTCCAAAAAGAGAAAGCGCATAATATCAATCTTGTAACGCCTACCCATTACGCGCCGCAAATAAGAGAAGCCATCCTCCTCGCGCACAAAGGAGGCCTAAATATACCGATAGTCTACAATACAAGCGGTTATGAGGGAATATCGACACTGCAGCTTTTGGATGGTATTGTGGATGTATACCTTGCCGATATGCGTTACGGCGATAATAAGTATGCGCTGCAGTATTCGACGGCGCCGGATTATGTAGAAGTCAATCAGGCTGCTGTCAAAGAGATGCATAGACAGGCCGGGGATCTAAAGCTGGCGGATAACGGCATCGCAGTCAGAGGCCTTATCATACGCCACCTTATACTTCCTCATAATATAAGCGGCACAGAAGAGGTCCTTAAATTCATATCCCGCTCACTCGGCGAAAAGACATATATCTCTTTCATGAGCCAGTATTACCCCGCCTACAACGCTTTTAAACACAGCGGGCTTTCCCGCCGGATAAACAAAAAAGAGTATGATGAGGCGCTTAAACTTCTGGATAAATACGGCCTTCATAAGGGCTGGGTCCAGGAGTATATGGGCGGCTCAGTCGACGAAGGCTTTGCAGGCACGAATATTGTACTCGATGTGTAA
- a CDS encoding alginate export family protein, which translates to MKFLRALCLVALLVAITLPVYAETQSIKLSGDIIMRWIDRKNYDFNQWNANGVAVGTRDNNAADANYFMTTAEIQLDADLTDNVSATIRVVNQRDWNVRIWDGGDHINGYVYPSDTGHTASNDEFKIDVDLAYVTLKEFFFAPLTVKIGRQDLWYGKGFIIGANGWQDPQHQLSGDEWSVLNAFDAVRATWDASPWTLDLVYAMILENDIGANDDEQLYGANLGCDLSQYNNAEAELYYFIKNDRSLRKVAGGGASSAMKDGNTVHTIGMRGSFDPHEAITLWAEGALQVGTYYRGTTQIDERPRGAGAVDVGGEMRLWQDQYAWKPKLGAEYIYYSGEKIDEDVNNTDHRYGGWDRMYRGKVDSAIHEWYNYLYTNSINNATVNDRGDTNLHQFILMGSLQPMDNLKVSGRWIDFWLAQDAINVFGGGNRHVGNELDVELNYDYTEDVSFGLLGAWFWSGDHYISPEQYSASVVSGGSNSKSKNVATELVGTCKVTF; encoded by the coding sequence ATGAAGTTTTTAAGAGCATTGTGTTTAGTCGCTCTTTTGGTTGCTATTACTCTCCCTGTATATGCTGAAACTCAAAGCATAAAGCTGAGCGGTGACATCATAATGAGATGGATCGACCGCAAGAATTATGACTTTAACCAGTGGAATGCGAATGGCGTGGCAGTAGGGACAAGAGACAACAATGCCGCTGACGCCAATTATTTCATGACCACTGCGGAAATTCAGCTCGATGCGGATTTGACGGATAACGTCTCCGCGACGATCAGGGTGGTAAACCAGAGAGATTGGAATGTGCGCATATGGGACGGCGGGGATCACATAAACGGATATGTGTATCCTAGTGATACCGGTCATACGGCTTCAAACGATGAATTCAAAATAGACGTTGACCTTGCTTATGTGACATTGAAAGAATTCTTCTTTGCACCTTTGACAGTGAAGATCGGACGTCAGGACCTTTGGTACGGTAAGGGATTCATCATAGGAGCCAATGGCTGGCAGGATCCTCAGCATCAATTGTCAGGCGACGAATGGTCGGTTCTTAATGCATTTGATGCAGTAAGAGCGACATGGGATGCATCGCCTTGGACGTTGGACCTTGTTTACGCCATGATACTCGAAAACGACATCGGCGCAAATGATGATGAACAGCTGTACGGAGCAAACCTTGGCTGCGATCTAAGCCAGTACAACAATGCCGAAGCCGAATTGTATTATTTCATAAAGAACGACCGAAGCCTGCGCAAAGTTGCCGGCGGCGGCGCTTCTAGCGCTATGAAAGACGGCAATACGGTCCATACCATAGGTATGCGCGGCAGCTTTGATCCGCATGAAGCGATTACGCTTTGGGCGGAAGGTGCTCTTCAGGTAGGTACCTATTATCGTGGTACAACCCAAATAGACGAAAGGCCAAGAGGAGCCGGAGCCGTTGATGTCGGAGGCGAAATGAGGCTTTGGCAGGATCAGTATGCATGGAAGCCGAAACTAGGCGCCGAGTACATCTACTATTCGGGCGAGAAGATAGATGAAGATGTCAATAATACCGACCATCGATATGGTGGTTGGGATAGGATGTATCGCGGCAAAGTTGATAGCGCCATTCATGAATGGTATAATTACCTTTATACCAACAGCATAAATAACGCTACCGTCAACGACAGAGGCGATACAAACCTCCATCAGTTTATCCTAATGGGTTCGTTGCAGCCTATGGATAACCTGAAGGTAAGCGGCCGATGGATAGATTTCTGGCTGGCTCAAGACGCCATAAACGTATTTGGCGGCGGCAACAGGCACGTCGGTAATGAGTTGGATGTCGAATTGAACTATGACTATACAGAAGACGTATCATTCGGCCTTCTGGGCGCATGGTTCTGGTCCGGCGATCATTACATCAGCCCGGAACAGTATAGCGCGAGCGTTGTTTCCGGTGGATCAAATTCCAAGTCCAAGAATGTAGCGACCGAATTAGTCGGTACATGCAAAGTTACGTTCTAA
- a CDS encoding histidinol phosphate phosphatase domain-containing protein — MIDLHTHTLLSDGELLPSELVRRAEVKGYKAIGITDHCDRSNIDFIVPRIVKVAKALSLYWKNIKVIPGVELTHVPLEEIAPLIKYARGEGAKIIVVHGETLSEPVLPGTNRMAIESGADILAHPGNISEEDAMRAAKNGVHLEITTRKNHSASNKHVAEMARKTGAKLILNTDTHKPEDITTKADAERVLGDAGLSQPEIEEVFRNSEIFAQRP; from the coding sequence ATGATAGACCTACACACTCACACATTATTAAGTGACGGAGAACTTTTACCGAGCGAGCTGGTGCGGCGAGCGGAAGTAAAGGGTTATAAGGCCATCGGCATCACAGACCATTGCGACCGGTCAAATATAGATTTTATAGTGCCGCGAATAGTTAAAGTCGCAAAGGCTCTGAGCCTCTATTGGAAAAATATAAAGGTCATACCGGGCGTGGAGTTGACGCATGTCCCCCTTGAAGAGATAGCCCCCCTTATAAAATACGCGCGGGGAGAAGGCGCAAAGATTATTGTGGTGCATGGCGAAACATTGAGCGAACCCGTTCTTCCCGGTACCAATAGAATGGCCATAGAGAGCGGGGCCGACATACTTGCCCACCCCGGCAATATAAGCGAAGAGGATGCCATGCGAGCCGCCAAAAATGGCGTACACCTCGAAATAACCACCCGCAAGAACCATTCGGCTTCCAATAAGCATGTCGCGGAAATGGCGCGAAAAACAGGCGCCAAGCTTATCCTTAATACTGATACCCATAAGCCGGAAGATATTACGACGAAGGCCGATGCCGAGCGGGTTCTCGGTGACGCAGGGCTCTCGCAACCCGAAATAGAGGAAGTATTTAGGAATTCGGAAATTTTTGCCCAAAGACCTTGA
- a CDS encoding adenine phosphoribosyltransferase, which yields MNPVADELKAAIRDVPDFPKKGIIFKDITPLLKDAALFKKAVDALVDQFKDKKIDRVVSVESRGFILGSAIAYKLEASFIPVRKKGKLPHLTYYAEYALEYGTDILEMHQDAIQKGDKVLIIDDLLATGGTLGAAINLVEKMGAEIAGIGFLIELAFLKGREKNKGHEIFSLIKY from the coding sequence ATGAATCCTGTAGCGGATGAATTGAAAGCGGCGATAAGAGACGTCCCGGACTTTCCTAAAAAAGGCATAATATTTAAAGATATAACACCACTTCTAAAAGATGCCGCGCTTTTTAAAAAAGCAGTCGATGCGCTTGTCGACCAGTTCAAAGATAAAAAGATCGACAGAGTGGTAAGCGTAGAGTCGAGGGGCTTCATACTCGGGTCCGCGATCGCCTATAAGTTGGAAGCGAGCTTCATACCCGTTCGCAAAAAAGGAAAGCTGCCCCACCTTACCTATTACGCCGAATATGCGCTCGAGTACGGCACTGATATTCTGGAGATGCATCAGGACGCTATACAAAAAGGCGATAAGGTCCTTATAATCGATGACCTTTTGGCTACGGGTGGGACTCTTGGCGCCGCAATAAATCTGGTAGAGAAGATGGGCGCCGAGATAGCCGGAATAGGGTTTCTTATAGAACTCGCATTTTTAAAAGGCCGCGAGAAGAACAAGGGCCACGAGATCTTTTCTTTGATAAAATATTAA
- a CDS encoding sigma-70 family RNA polymerase sigma factor, whose amino-acid sequence MDAIKLYLKDIKNIPLLTAEEELDLAYKIKKGSKPARAKMIRSNLRLVINIAKRYSYLGVPMMDLIEEGNLGLMKGVEKYNPKRGYRFSTYAAWWIRQYITRAIANQGKTIRVPVYMVESAMRFKKISEQLQLELKRRPRLGEIARRMKLSLKRVRQLDKMAAKISSLNAPIGEEGTAEFMDLIEDENTSTAADELVDFLKKEKVGELLKQMSPRERKILTLRFGLKEGITRTLGYTAKRFNITRERVRQIEFAAMKKLRAYLKQQELSSIQGTLTPFLKEKV is encoded by the coding sequence ATGGACGCTATTAAGCTGTATTTAAAAGATATAAAAAATATCCCCCTTCTTACGGCGGAAGAAGAGCTGGACCTTGCCTATAAGATAAAGAAAGGCAGTAAGCCCGCGCGCGCCAAGATGATAAGGTCCAATCTGCGCCTTGTAATAAACATCGCAAAACGCTACAGCTATCTCGGCGTGCCTATGATGGACCTCATCGAAGAGGGTAACCTCGGCCTTATGAAGGGCGTCGAGAAATATAACCCCAAGCGGGGTTACAGGTTTTCAACCTATGCCGCGTGGTGGATAAGGCAGTACATAACCCGCGCCATCGCAAACCAGGGCAAGACCATACGCGTTCCCGTATATATGGTAGAATCCGCGATGCGCTTTAAAAAAATATCAGAGCAGCTGCAGTTGGAACTCAAGCGCAGGCCCAGATTGGGAGAGATAGCCAGACGAATGAAGCTTTCTCTGAAAAGGGTGCGGCAGCTCGACAAGATGGCGGCAAAGATATCGTCGCTTAACGCGCCCATAGGCGAAGAGGGCACGGCGGAATTCATGGATCTTATAGAGGATGAAAACACATCTACAGCCGCCGATGAGCTTGTGGATTTTCTCAAAAAAGAAAAGGTGGGCGAACTCCTAAAACAGATGTCCCCCCGGGAAAGAAAGATCCTTACGCTGCGTTTCGGCTTAAAAGAGGGCATAACTCGTACGCTAGGGTATACGGCAAAAAGGTTTAATATAACCAGAGAGCGAGTGAGGCAGATAGAGTTCGCGGCAATGAAAAAATTGCGCGCCTATCTTAAGCAACAGGAACTTTCCTCAATCCAAGGCACACTGACCCCGTTCCTAAAAGAAAAGGTATAG